TGGCAGCCCTCGATGTGGCCTTCGTCATACCGCCGGGCACCGCCGGCCGCCACCGCAGCACGCCGAGTGGGCCAGGCCTGACGTGGTATGTCGGCAGCAAACCGAACTGGGGGCGGGACCTGTCGCGTCAGCCGCCTAAAGTGGTGCCGATGTCCACTGCGAAACGAAGGGCCGGCCATGCCTGACGCTGACCCCGGCCATGGGTCGCTGGACCAGCTCTACCAGCTCAACCGTGAGGTGGCCGATTCGCGGTCGGCCCGGCTTCTGGTGACCAACAACCTGGCCACCTACCTCACGCTCATGGAACGCCACCTGGACCGTGGCGCCAAGCTCACCGAGACCGACCTCGTGGTCCGTCTGGAACGCGACCTGGCCGATCTCGGCTCCGAAACCGAGCAGTCGGGCCTGGCCCTGATCAAGTACTGGGCGGGCCAGGGCTGGCTGCACCGGATCACCGAGCAGTCGGGCGAGACCGAGCGCAACGTCTGCTACCTCACCTACGAGGCGCGGGCCGTGCTGGACTTCGCCCGCCGCATGCGCCGTGAGGACACCATCGCCACCGGCGGCTCGATCACCGGCATCGCTGCCGGATTGCGCCGGGTGGCCGGTCAGGTCAGCAACGACCCGGACCGCATCCGCGCCGACATCGAAGCCGAAATCGCCAAGCTGCGTGACGAATTGGATGCCCTGGAGCAGGGGCAGCGGCCTGAACCGGACCTGGTCGACGTCGAAGACGAGGCTCGCGCCATCGCGCTGCAGATGGAGCAGATCGTGTCCGACATCGGGCAGTACGGCAGCATGCTGAACCGCATCACCACCCGGCTGCTGGACGCCTCCGCCGACACCGACCTCGGTTACCGCGAGCGCCAGCGCCAGCTGTTCGACGACTACGAGTCGTTGTTCGCCTCCCGTGAGAGCGCCTCGTACAGCGCATTCACCCGGATGATCCAGGACCCCGAGCAGCGGGCCGCGCTGGTGGCCGACATCGAGGCGGTGACCCGGGAGCTGCCGCATCTGGACCCGGGCCTGCGGGAGGTGATGACGGGGTTCTTCAGCCTGGTGTCGGCGCAGACGGCCGAGGTGGGCCGCACCCGGCAGCGCTGCGCCCGTAGGATCAAGCGCTTCGTCGCCTCCGGAACCCTGGAACACAGCCGCGGCGTCACCCGTCAGCTCAACGACGCGCTGGCCAGCGCGCATGAACTGCTCAGCGTCTCTCTCGCCGACAGTCGAATCGGCATCGAGGTGCCGCTGGTCCGCACGGACTTCAATTCCATTGGCGCCGTAGCCTTCAAGATCCGCGACGCCATTCCGCCGTCGCAGGCCGAGTCGGCGGAGGGCGAGGTGAACCTGTCGGCGTTCTCCGCGCTGGCCTCCCAGGTGGACGCCGCGGAGCTGGCGGAGCTGATCAACGGCGCGGTGGCCTCCGGCCCGGTGTCGCTGCCCGACGCGATCGGCATGTTGGACTCGGCCTACCTCGGGCACGTGATCGTGCTGTGGTCCTGGGCGCTCAAACAGCACACCGCCGATGGGGCTGAATCCGTTCGGGTACGGTTCCGGTCCCTGGAAGGCGCCGACCGCGAAATCGAGATCCCCCGATTGGTTTTCACCGAGCCGATCCCGACCGCCAGCGAGAGCATGCTATGACCGACACCCCGAATGCCGCGCCCGCCTCAGACGCAGTGCCGGTCTCAGACACGGCGGTCGACTTCGATGCCCTGCCGAGCATCGACGCCGTCGAACGGTCCACCGACCAGCGTCGTGCGCCCCGCTTCGACGGTGACGTCAGCGAGCTGCCCGACCGGGCCTGCTGGGCGCTGCAGCACCTGCTGTCACGCCGTTACGTCAGCAAGGACAACCACGCCGAGCTGTGGTCATGGGTCACCCGCTACCGGGCCGAGCTCACCGTGCGGCTCTCGGAACTCGATATGCGGCTGTGTATTTCGGACGACCATGACATCGCGTACGTCGAGCAGGCCGACTACGAGTCGCAGTGGCGGCGTCGGTTGCTGCGACGCGAGACCCTCAACACCTACGACTCGATCCTGGCCCTGCACCTGGCCAAGCTCATGCGGGCGGCGTCGCGCGACGAGAACGTGCTGATCAGCCGCGACGAGATCCATGAGCTGTTCGCCGGGGTGAACAACGACACCGACCGGGACACCGCGTCGTTCGACAAACGGATCGACAACGCGATCGAGCGGCTCACCGACATCGAGATGCTGGCCCGCAACCGCGAGGACGAGGACAGTTTCACCATCAGCCCGGTGGTCAACGCGATCATGACGGCCTCGATGATCACCGAACTGCAGCAACAGTTCGAGCAGCTCAAGCGGGCCGCTACCGGCAGCGGGGACGATATCGACGCCGAACGGCTCGAAGACGGAGTGGACGCCCATGGCTGAACCGACCAACCAGTTCTCGCTGTCGCGCCTGCAGGTCATCAACTGGGGCGTGTTCGACGGATACCACTCGATCCCGTTCAGCCCGCACGGAACGCTGATCACCGGATCGTCGGGAAGCGGTAAATCCTCACTGCTGGACGCCATTTCGCTGGCGTTCCTGCCCTCGCACCGCCGGAACTTCAACGCCTCCGGCGATACCACCGCCGCAGGTTCGGGCACCGGCAAGCGCACCGTGGACAAGTACGTCCGCGGCGCCTGGGGCGAGCGACGCGAGGGCACCAGCCGCCAGATCATGTACCTGCGCGGGACCGGCCCGGCCTGGTCGGCCGTCGCGGTCACCTACAGTGACCGCACGGGACGATCGGTCACCGGTCTGGTGCTCAAATGGCTTGCCGCGGAGAAGACCTCGGATCCCGGCAGCCGCTACTACCTGATCGACGACGACCGCGACATCTTCGGACTGTGCAACCGGTGGGCGGCCAACGGCTATGACGCCGCGGTGTTCCGTGACGACGGCTGGACCGGCGGCCGCAGCGAGAGCCAGTACCTGGCCCAGCTGTACTCCAGCATCGGCATCCGCGCCTCCGAGGCCGCGCAGCAGCTCCTCGGAAAGGCCAAATCGCTGAAAAGTGTTGGTGGCCTTGAGCAGTTCGTGCGGGAGTTCATGCTCGACGAGCCGGCCAGCCTGAGCGGCGTGGAGGAGGCTCTCGAGCAGATCAACCCGCTGGTGGAAGCGCGCGGGTTGCTCGACGTGGCGCGGCGCAAGCGCAACACTCTGGGTAACATCGCCGCGGTACAAGCGCGGTACGCCGACGAGGCGGCCAAGTTCGGCGTGATCGACACCATCGACAACGCGATGATCCGCGATTACGTCGACCACCTGCGGCTGGCTCAGGCCGGTCCGGAGATCGGCAACCTCGACGACCAGATAACCCAACTCGGCGCCCAGCGCGACGAATTCGGGGCGCAGCAGCGTCAGCTCAAGAACGAACACAACTCGCTCATGGCGCAGATCAACACGGTCAGCGTCGACCTGGTGCCGCTGCAGCAGCGGCTCACCGAGGCCGAGCGGATCAGCGACGAGGTGTCCCGCCGGCGCGCCGGCTACGAGGACAAGGTCACCTCGCTGGGTCTGACCCCGCCGGACAACGGCGAGGAATTCTGGTCGCTGCGTGAGACTTTGATGGACGAGGCCGACCGGTTGCACCGCGAGCTGTTCACCGGTAACCAGCCCTACGTCGAGGCCTCGGCCAAGGAGGTCCGGGCCCGGGAGGCGCGCGAGAGCATCGAGGCCGAGCTGGAGCGGGTGCAACGGCTGGGCTCCCCGCTGCCCCGGACCGAGTATGAGATGCGCGCCCGGATCGCCCGGGCGCTGGACATCTCCGAGCGTGACCTGGTCTATGTCGCCGAACTGATGGAGCTCAAGCCCGAAGAGTCGCGGTGGCGGCTGGCAGTCGAGAAGACGTTGCGGGGAGCCGGATTACGCCTGCTGGTTCCCGAGGCCCACCTGGAGCGGGCGCTGCGGTTCGTCAACGAGAACGACATGCGCGGGCGGATCCAGCTGCAGCATGTCCAACACGGGGCGCAGTTGCGCACGCCGCCGCCGGGCACGCTGGCCACCAAACTCCAACTGGCCGATCCGACGCACGACAGCGCGGTGGAGGCGCTCAACGTGATCGCGGCGGTGGGCGACTACGTGTGCGTCGACGGGCCCGAGGAGTTCACCGAGCAGTCCCGCGCCGTCACCGACCAGGGTCTGCGTAAGGACAGCGGCCGGCTCTCGATCAAGGACGACCGGTCCCGGCTGCGTCCGTCGGACTACATCTTCCTCGGTGGCACGGCCGCCAAAATCGAAGCGCTGCAGGATGATCTGGCAGCTGCGCAGGATGTGTACCAGGTGGCCCGCAGTGCCCGGGAACGGCTCGACGAGCATCGCGGCCAGCTGCAGTCCCGTGAGCGTGCCTGTCGGGCCTTGTGTGACCAGTTCATGCAGTGGAGCGACATCGACACCGATTCGGTGGACGAGATGCTCGAGCGGCTGCAGGACGAACACAACATGCTGGTCTCGGACAATCCCGATGCCGAACGGATGCAGCAGCGCGCCGACGAGTGCTGGGAACGCGTCGAAAAGGTCATCCAGCAGATCGGCTCGCTCAACGAACGCGAGACCACCCTGGACCGCAGACGGACCGCGCTGCTCGAAATGTCCGAGATGCTCGCCGACCGGCTCGGGGACAACGAGCTCCCGCCGCACGCCCGCGACACGATCGACGGCTACGCCGCCGACATCGCCCTGAGCCTGGAGTTGCTCGACTCCGAGCCCTACCGAGCCGAACTCACACGCGTCATCGGTCGTGAGCGGGACCGGCTGCGGGCGGACCGGAATCGTTCGCACGATGAGCTGGCCGGCATCATGGCCGCCTACGACAGCTCGTTCCCCGATGCCATCCCCAACGACAGCGATGTGTTCGACGAGCGGGTACACGACTACGTGGCGCTGTGCCGGCGGATCGACGAACGTGAGCTGCCCGACGCCTACGAGCGCATGCAGCGGCTGATCACCGAACAGGCTCCGGGCGCGATCCTGAACCTGCACATGATCGCCGACAACGAGGCGCGGCGGATCACCGAGCAGATCGCCCGGGTCAACACGGGTCTGGGTGCGGTGGAGTTCAACCGCGGTACCCGGTTGACCCTGCATGCCGGCACCCGGCACCTGGCCGCTGTGGACGAGCTCAACGAGAAGGCGCAGCGCATCTCGTCGCGCGTGTCCTTGGTGAGCTTCGGTGACGAGACCGCGATGTTCGAGCAGTACACCGACATCCTGCAACTCCGGAAACTGTTGGCGGGCACCACACCCGAGGATCGGCAGTGGACCCGCGACGCGCTCGATGTCCGCAACCGCTTCGTGCTGTACTGCGAGGAGCGGGACGCCGAAACCGGTGAGGTGATCCGCACCTACAGCAACTCCGGTGACAACTCGGGTGGTGAGCAGGAGAAGCTCATGGCGTTCTGTCTCGCCGGAGCGCTGAGCTTCAACCTGGCCAGCCCGGACAGCGACGACACCCGTCCGCTGTTCGCCCAGCTGATGCTCGACGAGGCGTTCTCGAAGTCGGACCCGCAGTTCGCTCAGCAGGCGCTGTCGGCGTTCCGCAAGTTCGGGTTCCAGTTGGTGATCGTCTCGACGGTGCAGAACAGCACGACGATCCAGCCCTACATCGACAACGTGGTGATGGTGTCCAAGTCCGACGCGTCGGCGCCCAATGCCCGGCCGGTCGCGTCCGTCACCTCGGCGTCGATCTCCGAATTCGCCGATCTGCGACGCACTTCGGGCGACGCGGTCCCGAGCGCGTGAACCGATACCGACTCGGCGTTGGCTTGACCACATAACTCCCGTTCTTACTCCCCGATGCGTAATGATGTCAGGGACCGATCGGGCGTTGGGGGATGCTTATGAACTCGGGTTCGAAGACTGATGATCCGTACCAACAGGATCGTCGTTGGAATTGGAAGTGGGGGTATGGGCCAAAACCGGACCCCGTGATCAAGCCAAGAGATTGGGAGAAACATCACCTAATCGGGAAGTTTCACGAAAACGATCTGCGCAGAGCGGTTTGGGGATACGCATTTTTGGCCGTGCTTGTTGGTTCGCCGGTCCTCGTCGGTCTGTGCGGGGGTCTGGTGGTTGGATTCTGGCCAGGGCTAAATCAATGGGTCGACCTCGTCGTCGCATTGATGATCGCTGTTGCAGCCATTCTCGGAGTGATCGGCTATGCGTTGGTGGGGTTCAACACTCAACCACCGGCCAAGATCGCGCCTCGGCTTCCGCTTGAGGAGCCGAGGTGATGGCGGTCATCGATGTCTTGGTGCTGCTTCTGGCAGTGCTGGGCACCGCCTTGCTCATTGGCCGTTGTATCCGTGCCAAGCGGGAGTTGTCGGCGTTGAGGGTCGAGAAGGTCAAGCGTCGACGCAAACGTGGCGTTGGTGATGACGATCCGATCGACTTGCTGTTTCTGCTCAGCGATGAGGAAAAGCGGGAGCTGCTGAGTAAGCCGGCTGTGTTGCCGAAGTGGCTGGGGTCCAAGAATATCGCTGAACTTGAATCATATGAAGCGGCTTGGTACGCAGGGTTCGCGCGTCCAAAGATGCACATGCAGCGCTACTTGTCGGCAATATTTGCCGTGGTGGGTGGGCTGTGTGTAACTCGCTATCTTTTTCCGCTGCTCGATTGGGTTTTGTCTCCGACCCCGCGTGACGACAAACATGTCTTGCCGGCTTTGGGACATGCATTTTTAGAGTTGGCGCATGTTCTGCCGTTGATGATCGGGTTAGCGTTCATCGGCGTCAGTGTGGTGCTGAAGCAGAGGTCTGACGATCTTGAATTCTATGCAGATGCGCTTGAGGAGAGATCAAAGTTGTGAAATGTCATGATGTACAAGTGCGGTAGTACATTCGCTATCGCACTTGTACATCATGTATATGACACAGACATAAACCTCGCGAGCGGCAGCTCAGAGCGGGCTGACCGTCGCGGACAGGTGGGGGTAGCCCTTCTTGAGGTTGCGCAGGGTCAGCTCCCAGCCGTCGGCGTCTCGCTCGACGTAGAGCCCGGCCTTGGCGGGCAGCACCACCGGCTTGGCGAACCGCACCGAGTACTTCACCGCGTCGGGCAACTGGCCTTCGATATTGGCCAGCACCGCTGCGGCGCTGAACATTCCGTGGGCGATCACGGTCGGAAAGCCGAACAGCTTGGCGGCGATCGCGTTGGTGTGGATGGGGTTGTGGTCCCCGCCGATCGACGCGTAGTTCCGGATCTGGCCCGCGGTGATGTTCAGAACCGCATTGGGCGGCGGCAGTTTCGGCTGCTTCTGCGGTTCGGGTTTGGGTTCCCCGGACAGGCTGGTCTTCTGCTGATGCAGGAAGGTGGTCACCTGGTGCCAGGCCACGTCGTTGCCGACCTTGAGGTCGGTGACGATGTCGACCAGCAGACCCTTGCGGTGTTCGCGGAGGTTCTCCGCATGCACGGCCGCGCTGACGGTGTCCGTCACCTTGATGGGCCGGTACTGCGTGATGTGGTTCTCGATGTGTACCGCACCCATTGCGGCGAACGGGAAATCGAATCCGGTGACCAGCGACATCACGGTGGGGAAGGTCAGCGCGAACGGGTAGGTCAGCGGCAGGGTGTCGCTGAACCGCAGCCCGGTCACCTGCGCGTAGGCGGCGACGTTGGCCGGGTCGATGGGCAACTCGTCGACCGTGACGGTGCGGTCCGGGAGGGTTTCGTCACGCGGGATGAACGGCAGGGCGCCGACGACGGCACGCAGCATGTTGTTCACGCCGTCACGCCCCCAACATGGCCTGGCCGCAGACCCGGATGGTGTTGCCGGTGACCGCATTCGACGCCGGGCTGGCGAAGTAGGCGATCAATTCGGCCACGTCGACCGGCTGCCCACCCTGGAACAGGGAGTTGAGCCGGCGGCCGACCTCGCGGGTGGCCAGCGGGATGGCCTCGGTCATCTTGGTCTCGATGAAGCCGGGGGCCACGGCGTTGATGGTGATGTTCTTCTCGGCCAGCACCGGCGCGAGCGCCTCGGTGAGCCCGATCATTCCGGCCTTGGTGGCGGCGTAGTTGGTCTGGCCGCGGTTACCCGCGATACCGGCCATCGAGGACAGCCCGATCACCCGGCCGCCTTCGCCCAGCGCACCGGCTTCCACCAAACCCTCGGTGAGCCGCTGCGGGGCAAGGAGGTTCACTGCGACGACGGCATCCCAGCGGGCCTCGTCCATGTTGGCCAGCAGCTTGTCGCGGGTGATGCCGGCATTGTTGACCAGCACGTCGACCTTGCCGCCGTGCTGAGCGGTGACATGGGCGACGATCTGCTCGACGGCATCGTCTGCGGTGACGTCCAGCGTCAGGGCGCTGCCGCCCACCTTCTCGGCGACCTTGCCCAGATCTTCGGCGGCCTGGGGAACGTCGACGGCCACGACGGTTGCGCCGTCCCGCGCGAACACCTCGGCGATGGTGGCGCCGATGCCGCGGGCCGCACCCGTCACCACGGCGACCTTGCCGCCCAGTGGCTTGTCCCAATCGGCCGGCGGCGTCGAGTCGGCGGCGCCGACCCGATACACCTGCCCGTCGACGTAGGCCGACTTGGCCGAGAGGATGAAGCGCAGGGTGGACTCCAGGCCGGTGGCCGCGGGCTTGGCGTCGGCGGCGAGATAGACCAGCGACACGGTGGCGCCGTGGCGCAGCTCCTTGCCCAACGAGCGGGTGAACCCCTCGAGGGCGCGCTGTGCGATCTGGGCGTGCACGCTGCCGGCCTGGTCCGGGGTGGTGCCGATGACGACCACGCGGGCGCAGGAGCCCAGGTTGCGCAGCACCGGGGTGAAGAACTTGTACAGCTCCTTGAGGCCGGTTGCGTCGCTGATGCCGGTGGCATCGAGCACCACACCGCCGAACGAGTCGGCCCAGCGACCGCCGATGTTGTTGGAGACCACGTCGTAGTCGCCGGCCAGCGCGATGCGCAGGGGCTCGGCCACGCGGCCCTCCCCGCCGATCAGCAGTGACCCGGCCAGCGGCGGATCGCCGGCGCGGTAGCGGCGCAGGGTCTCGGGCTGCGGTACGCCCAGCTGCTTGGCCAGGAATGATCCCGGCCCGGAGTTGACCACTTGGGAAAACAGGTCGGAAGCCATTTCAGCTGCCTTTCGCTTCGCAGTACTGCGTTGTCCACACCGAACTTACTCCAGAGTAAGAACAGTGGGTAATATGGCCCCGGACAACCCGACAGTGGAGGGCAAACAGATGGCCAACAACACGACCCGGCGACGCGTTGCCGTTTTGGGTGGCAACAGGATTCCGTTCGCGCGGTCCGACGGCGCCTATGCCAACGCCTCCAACCAGGACATGTTCACCGCCGCCCTGGACGGGCTGATCGAGCGCTTCGATCTGGCCGGTGAACGCCTCGGTGCGGTGATCGGTGGCGCGGTGCTCAAGCACAGCCGCGATTTCAACCTCATGCGCGAATGCGTGCTGGGCAGCGCCTTGTCGCCCTACACGCCCGCCTACGACATCCAGCAGGCCTGCGGCACCGGACTGCAGGCCGCGACCGCGGCCGCGAACGCCATCGCGCTAGGGCAGTACGAATCGGCGGCTGCCGGCGGCGTGGACACCGCCTCTGACGCGCCCATCGCCTTCGGCAACGACCTGCGCCGCGTGCTGCTGGGCCTGCGCCGGGCCAAGAGCAACCTGGATCGGCTCAAGCTGGTCGGCAAGCTGCCCGCCGCGGTCGGCGTGGAGATCCCGGTCAACAGCGAGCCGCGTACCGGCATGTCGATGGGTGAGCACGCCGCGGTCACCGCCAAGAAGATGGGCGTCAAGCGCGTCGACCAGGACGAGCTGGCCGCGGCCAGCCACCGCAACATGGCCGCCGCCTACGACAGCGGCTTCTTCGACGACCTGGTCTCCCCGTTCCTCGGGCTATACCGCGACAACAATCTGCGGGCCGACTCGTCCCCGGAGAAGCTGGCCAAGCTCAAGCCCGTTTTCGGCGTCAAGGCCGGTGACGCGACCATGACCGCGGGCAACTCGACCCCGCTGACCGACGGCGCGTCGGTGGCGCTGCTGGCCAGCGAGGACTGGGCCTCGGCACACGGCCACGAGCCGCTGGCCTACTTCGTCGATTCGGAGACCGCCGCCGTCGACTACGTCAACGGGCCCGACGGCCTGCTGATGGCGCCCACTTACGCGGTGCCCCGGCTGCTCGCCCGCAACGGGCTGACACTGCAGGACTTCGACTTCTACGAGATCCACGAGGCGTTCGCCTCGGTGGTGCTGGCCACGCTTGCGGCCTGGGACTCCGACGAGTACTGCAAGGACCGGCTCGGGCTGGACAAGCCGCTGGGCACCATCGACCGCTCCAAGCTCAACGTCAACGGCTCGTCACTCGCGGCGGGGCACCCGTTCGCGGCCACCGGTGGCCGGATCGTGGCCCAGCTCGCCAAGCAGCTGGCCGAGAAGAAGAAGCAGACCGGTCAGCCGGTGCGCGGCCTCATCTCGATCTGTGCGGCGGGTGGGCAGGGCGTCGCGGCGATTTTGGAGGCGTAGCTTGCGGAGCCGACCAGGCCCGAACACCGCGCCGAAAACATTCGAAAAGTTTGTTTCGGAGATGTGTAACGGGGGCGGCCTGGAGGTCGATACACGGGTAGCTCCGTGTTGCCGTCTGACCCCCCGACCCGACGGCAACACGGGGCGACCCAAGCTCTGAACCAGTCCTGAAAATCTGGTGAAATTCGGCCGTACTTTTCTCTGGTTTGAGGGGTACCCGAGGCGTACGATCGACCCTACGACGGGTTCGGGAGTGACTGATCCAAAGAGTCGGTACAGGGGTGAAAGACCGACTGCGTGAGTCGAATTGAGACGCCCCCAAGTGTCCTCCCGAACCCGCCCTTTTTTGCCCTTTTGCGGTGCTGTCCGCCTAGCGTGGGGCCATGCAGATCAGCATTCTCGCTTCCCTCAGTGACACCGGCGGCCGCTCTCCGATCGACGCCACCGTAGAGACCCTGGCGCAACTGCGCGATGAGGGCTTCGGCCGCGTCTGGATGACGCAGATGCCCTACGAAGCCGACCTGCTGACCGTGCTCGCGGTGGCGTTCCGTGAGGTCGACGGCATCGAGGTGGGCACCGGCGTCATCCCGATCCAGAACCAGCATCCGATGCTGCTGGCGCAGCGCGCACTGACGCTCAGCCTGATCAGCGGCGGCCGGTTTCTGCTCGGCCTCGGCATGACGCATGCGGCGGTGACCGAGGGCATGTGGGGCATTCCGTGGGACAAGCCGGTGCGGCGGCTCCGTGAGTATCTGGACGGACTGCAGCCGCTGCTGGCC
The genomic region above belongs to Mycolicibacterium sp. HK-90 and contains:
- a CDS encoding acetyl-CoA C-acetyltransferase codes for the protein MANNTTRRRVAVLGGNRIPFARSDGAYANASNQDMFTAALDGLIERFDLAGERLGAVIGGAVLKHSRDFNLMRECVLGSALSPYTPAYDIQQACGTGLQAATAAANAIALGQYESAAAGGVDTASDAPIAFGNDLRRVLLGLRRAKSNLDRLKLVGKLPAAVGVEIPVNSEPRTGMSMGEHAAVTAKKMGVKRVDQDELAAASHRNMAAAYDSGFFDDLVSPFLGLYRDNNLRADSSPEKLAKLKPVFGVKAGDATMTAGNSTPLTDGASVALLASEDWASAHGHEPLAYFVDSETAAVDYVNGPDGLLMAPTYAVPRLLARNGLTLQDFDFYEIHEAFASVVLATLAAWDSDEYCKDRLGLDKPLGTIDRSKLNVNGSSLAAGHPFAATGGRIVAQLAKQLAEKKKQTGQPVRGLISICAAGGQGVAAILEA
- a CDS encoding DUF4194 domain-containing protein, with product MTDTPNAAPASDAVPVSDTAVDFDALPSIDAVERSTDQRRAPRFDGDVSELPDRACWALQHLLSRRYVSKDNHAELWSWVTRYRAELTVRLSELDMRLCISDDHDIAYVEQADYESQWRRRLLRRETLNTYDSILALHLAKLMRAASRDENVLISRDEIHELFAGVNNDTDRDTASFDKRIDNAIERLTDIEMLARNREDEDSFTISPVVNAIMTASMITELQQQFEQLKRAATGSGDDIDAERLEDGVDAHG
- a CDS encoding DUF3375 domain-containing protein, which produces MPDADPGHGSLDQLYQLNREVADSRSARLLVTNNLATYLTLMERHLDRGAKLTETDLVVRLERDLADLGSETEQSGLALIKYWAGQGWLHRITEQSGETERNVCYLTYEARAVLDFARRMRREDTIATGGSITGIAAGLRRVAGQVSNDPDRIRADIEAEIAKLRDELDALEQGQRPEPDLVDVEDEARAIALQMEQIVSDIGQYGSMLNRITTRLLDASADTDLGYRERQRQLFDDYESLFASRESASYSAFTRMIQDPEQRAALVADIEAVTRELPHLDPGLREVMTGFFSLVSAQTAEVGRTRQRCARRIKRFVASGTLEHSRGVTRQLNDALASAHELLSVSLADSRIGIEVPLVRTDFNSIGAVAFKIRDAIPPSQAESAEGEVNLSAFSALASQVDAAELAELINGAVASGPVSLPDAIGMLDSAYLGHVIVLWSWALKQHTADGAESVRVRFRSLEGADREIEIPRLVFTEPIPTASESML
- a CDS encoding phage holin family protein, with the protein product MNSGSKTDDPYQQDRRWNWKWGYGPKPDPVIKPRDWEKHHLIGKFHENDLRRAVWGYAFLAVLVGSPVLVGLCGGLVVGFWPGLNQWVDLVVALMIAVAAILGVIGYALVGFNTQPPAKIAPRLPLEEPR
- a CDS encoding 3-oxoacyl-ACP reductase, which encodes MASDLFSQVVNSGPGSFLAKQLGVPQPETLRRYRAGDPPLAGSLLIGGEGRVAEPLRIALAGDYDVVSNNIGGRWADSFGGVVLDATGISDATGLKELYKFFTPVLRNLGSCARVVVIGTTPDQAGSVHAQIAQRALEGFTRSLGKELRHGATVSLVYLAADAKPAATGLESTLRFILSAKSAYVDGQVYRVGAADSTPPADWDKPLGGKVAVVTGAARGIGATIAEVFARDGATVVAVDVPQAAEDLGKVAEKVGGSALTLDVTADDAVEQIVAHVTAQHGGKVDVLVNNAGITRDKLLANMDEARWDAVVAVNLLAPQRLTEGLVEAGALGEGGRVIGLSSMAGIAGNRGQTNYAATKAGMIGLTEALAPVLAEKNITINAVAPGFIETKMTEAIPLATREVGRRLNSLFQGGQPVDVAELIAYFASPASNAVTGNTIRVCGQAMLGA
- a CDS encoding MaoC/PaaZ C-terminal domain-containing protein encodes the protein MLRAVVGALPFIPRDETLPDRTVTVDELPIDPANVAAYAQVTGLRFSDTLPLTYPFALTFPTVMSLVTGFDFPFAAMGAVHIENHITQYRPIKVTDTVSAAVHAENLREHRKGLLVDIVTDLKVGNDVAWHQVTTFLHQQKTSLSGEPKPEPQKQPKLPPPNAVLNITAGQIRNYASIGGDHNPIHTNAIAAKLFGFPTVIAHGMFSAAAVLANIEGQLPDAVKYSVRFAKPVVLPAKAGLYVERDADGWELTLRNLKKGYPHLSATVSPL
- a CDS encoding ATP-binding protein codes for the protein MAEPTNQFSLSRLQVINWGVFDGYHSIPFSPHGTLITGSSGSGKSSLLDAISLAFLPSHRRNFNASGDTTAAGSGTGKRTVDKYVRGAWGERREGTSRQIMYLRGTGPAWSAVAVTYSDRTGRSVTGLVLKWLAAEKTSDPGSRYYLIDDDRDIFGLCNRWAANGYDAAVFRDDGWTGGRSESQYLAQLYSSIGIRASEAAQQLLGKAKSLKSVGGLEQFVREFMLDEPASLSGVEEALEQINPLVEARGLLDVARRKRNTLGNIAAVQARYADEAAKFGVIDTIDNAMIRDYVDHLRLAQAGPEIGNLDDQITQLGAQRDEFGAQQRQLKNEHNSLMAQINTVSVDLVPLQQRLTEAERISDEVSRRRAGYEDKVTSLGLTPPDNGEEFWSLRETLMDEADRLHRELFTGNQPYVEASAKEVRAREARESIEAELERVQRLGSPLPRTEYEMRARIARALDISERDLVYVAELMELKPEESRWRLAVEKTLRGAGLRLLVPEAHLERALRFVNENDMRGRIQLQHVQHGAQLRTPPPGTLATKLQLADPTHDSAVEALNVIAAVGDYVCVDGPEEFTEQSRAVTDQGLRKDSGRLSIKDDRSRLRPSDYIFLGGTAAKIEALQDDLAAAQDVYQVARSARERLDEHRGQLQSRERACRALCDQFMQWSDIDTDSVDEMLERLQDEHNMLVSDNPDAERMQQRADECWERVEKVIQQIGSLNERETTLDRRRTALLEMSEMLADRLGDNELPPHARDTIDGYAADIALSLELLDSEPYRAELTRVIGRERDRLRADRNRSHDELAGIMAAYDSSFPDAIPNDSDVFDERVHDYVALCRRIDERELPDAYERMQRLITEQAPGAILNLHMIADNEARRITEQIARVNTGLGAVEFNRGTRLTLHAGTRHLAAVDELNEKAQRISSRVSLVSFGDETAMFEQYTDILQLRKLLAGTTPEDRQWTRDALDVRNRFVLYCEERDAETGEVIRTYSNSGDNSGGEQEKLMAFCLAGALSFNLASPDSDDTRPLFAQLMLDEAFSKSDPQFAQQALSAFRKFGFQLVIVSTVQNSTTIQPYIDNVVMVSKSDASAPNARPVASVTSASISEFADLRRTSGDAVPSA